A portion of the Candidatus Pristimantibacillus lignocellulolyticus genome contains these proteins:
- a CDS encoding transcriptional repressor, translated as MQAEVEKIKHSLMESGYKLTTQREIIVRVLLENEEDHLSAEDVYMLVKVKFPEIGLATVYRTLELLAELQIVAKMNFGDGVARFDLRGQDHEHMHHHLICHTCGALEEIKDDWLLELELRLEEEYGFKVVDHRLDFIGNFKACVNPKCKSHSK; from the coding sequence ATACAAGCTGAAGTTGAGAAAATTAAACACAGCTTAATGGAAAGTGGATATAAGCTAACTACACAGCGTGAAATTATAGTCCGTGTGCTTCTTGAGAATGAAGAAGATCATTTGAGTGCGGAAGATGTATATATGCTTGTCAAAGTGAAATTCCCTGAAATCGGTCTTGCGACGGTATATCGAACACTAGAGCTTCTCGCAGAATTGCAAATTGTAGCCAAAATGAACTTTGGTGACGGCGTTGCAAGATTTGATCTACGTGGACAGGACCATGAGCATATGCATCATCATCTGATCTGCCATACATGCGGCGCATTAGAAGAGATCAAGGATGACTGGTTATTAGAGTTGGAACTACGTCTTGAAGAGGAATATGGTTTTAAGGTTGTAGATCATCGTCTTGATTTTATCGGTAATTTCAAAGCTTGTGTAAATCCCAAATGTAAAAGTCATAGTAAATAA
- a CDS encoding sulfate ABC transporter permease subunit, with translation MRRLWISLTYIVITLLLVVPLYKIFTGAWAQGFDGFLEAIARPQSLHALKMTGIIVVTVTVINTIFGVMLSLYLVRATWLSSRVKRLCNSIVDLPFAVSPVIGGLMIVLLLGPNTIVGTFFDSIGVKIVYALPGMILATLFVTFPIMIREVMPVLQEIGDQQEQAASTLGAYSWYTFWKVTWPNIQFGVMYGVVLTVARSLGEFGAVLVVSGNIINKTQTATTLVYQDVENFNVVAANAIALVLAAFSIMLLLLMEWTKKRKGVH, from the coding sequence ATGAGAAGACTATGGATTAGCTTAACTTATATCGTAATAACACTACTTTTAGTTGTTCCATTGTATAAGATTTTCACTGGTGCATGGGCTCAAGGGTTTGATGGATTTCTTGAAGCGATAGCTAGACCACAGTCGTTACATGCACTTAAGATGACTGGAATTATAGTTGTTACGGTAACCGTAATTAATACTATCTTTGGCGTGATGCTCTCTTTATATCTAGTACGAGCAACATGGCTTTCCTCAAGGGTTAAACGATTATGTAATAGCATTGTCGATTTACCGTTTGCAGTGTCGCCTGTAATTGGGGGATTGATGATCGTATTACTATTAGGACCCAATACAATAGTAGGTACGTTCTTCGACAGTATTGGAGTTAAAATCGTATACGCGTTGCCAGGTATGATACTAGCTACATTATTCGTTACATTCCCAATTATGATCCGTGAAGTGATGCCAGTCTTGCAAGAAATCGGCGATCAACAAGAGCAAGCTGCATCAACACTAGGGGCTTACTCATGGTACACATTTTGGAAAGTGACTTGGCCTAATATCCAGTTTGGCGTTATGTATGGAGTTGTTCTTACGGTAGCTAGATCGCTTGGAGAATTTGGAGCGGTGCTAGTAGTGTCCGGGAATATAATTAATAAAACACAGACTGCGACGACATTAGTTTATCAGGATGTAGAAAATTTCAATGTAGTAGCTGCTAATGCGATTGCGCTAGTGCTTGCTGCATTTTCAATTATGCTTTTGCTATTAATGGAGTGGACGAAGAAAAGAAAGGGAGTGCATTAG
- a CDS encoding glucose-6-phosphate isomerase, which translates to MGNTLKFDYSKALTFVGQHEVDYLTDQVRLAHDQLHNATGAGSDYLGWINLPNEYDKEEFARIKQAAAKIQNDSEVLIVIGIGGSYLGARAAIEMLSNSFYNIQTKEQRKTPQVLFAGNNVSSTYVTHLLQLIEGRDWSINVISKSGTTTEPAIAFRIFRAELEKKYGKEEARKRIYATTDKAKGALKSLATAEGYESFVIADDIGGRYSVLTAVGLLPIAVAGIDIDAMMQGASDAVTEYSKPELAENEAYQYAAVRNSLYRKGKAIEILVNYEPNLHFVSEWWKQLFGESEGKDFKGIYPASVDFTTDLHSMGQFVQEGSRNIFETVIQVGEVAEHITIESDENDLDGLNFLAGKTMDFVNKKAAQGTLLAHTDGQVPNLIVNIKDMTPYTFGYMVYFFEKACAVSGYLLGVNPFDQPGVEAYKTNMFALLGKPGYEKEKAELEARL; encoded by the coding sequence ATGGGTAATACATTAAAGTTCGATTACAGCAAAGCCTTAACATTTGTAGGTCAACATGAGGTTGATTATTTGACGGATCAGGTTCGCCTTGCGCATGATCAGTTGCACAACGCTACTGGTGCAGGTTCTGACTATTTAGGTTGGATCAACCTACCTAATGAATATGATAAAGAAGAGTTTGCCCGCATTAAGCAAGCTGCTGCAAAAATCCAAAATGATTCTGAAGTGTTGATTGTTATCGGAATCGGTGGTTCATACCTAGGAGCTCGTGCTGCAATTGAAATGCTTTCTAACTCTTTCTATAATATTCAAACCAAAGAGCAACGTAAAACACCTCAAGTATTGTTTGCAGGTAACAATGTGAGTTCTACATATGTAACTCACTTGCTACAATTGATTGAAGGTCGCGACTGGTCTATTAACGTTATTTCCAAATCAGGAACAACTACAGAACCAGCCATCGCATTCCGTATTTTCCGTGCTGAACTTGAGAAGAAGTATGGTAAAGAAGAAGCTCGTAAACGTATCTACGCAACAACAGATAAAGCAAAAGGTGCATTAAAATCTTTAGCTACTGCTGAAGGTTATGAATCTTTCGTTATTGCTGATGATATTGGTGGTCGTTATTCTGTTCTAACTGCTGTAGGTCTATTACCAATTGCAGTAGCTGGAATCGACATCGATGCGATGATGCAAGGTGCATCTGATGCTGTTACTGAATATAGCAAACCTGAACTAGCAGAGAACGAAGCGTATCAATATGCAGCAGTTCGTAACTCTCTATACCGTAAAGGTAAAGCGATTGAAATTCTTGTTAACTATGAGCCTAATCTTCATTTCGTATCTGAATGGTGGAAACAACTATTCGGAGAGTCTGAAGGTAAAGACTTCAAAGGTATTTACCCAGCATCTGTGGACTTCACAACTGATTTACATTCTATGGGTCAATTTGTCCAAGAAGGTAGCCGTAATATCTTTGAAACAGTCATCCAAGTTGGTGAAGTTGCGGAACACATCACAATTGAAAGTGATGAAAATGACCTTGACGGTTTGAACTTCCTAGCTGGTAAAACAATGGACTTCGTTAACAAAAAAGCAGCTCAAGGTACATTGCTTGCACATACTGACGGACAAGTTCCTAACTTAATCGTTAATATTAAAGACATGACACCTTATACATTCGGTTACATGGTGTACTTCTTCGAAAAAGCTTGTGCGGTAAGTGGATACCTATTAGGAGTTAATCCATTTGACCAACCAGGTGTTGAAGCATACAAAACAAATATGTTTGCACTACTTGGTAAACCGGGCTACGAAAAAGAAAAAGCTGAGCTAGAAGCTCGCCTTTAA
- the tkt gene encoding transketolase, whose protein sequence is MTVSQKSIEQRSIDTVRTLAIDAIEKAKSGHPGMPMGAAPMGYQLFAKTMNHNPSNPTWINRDRFVLSAGHGSMLLYSLLHLSGYDLPMEELKQFRQWGSLTPGHPEFGHTAGVDATTGPLGQGIAMAVGMAMAEAQLGATYNKENFKVVDHFTYAICGDGDLMEGISHEAASLAGHLQLGKLVVLYDSNDITLDGVLGLSYSETVQSRFEGYGWQVLRVEDGNDLAAIEKAIAAAQVDTTKPTLIEVKTVIGYGSPNKAGKGGHGGTHGSPLGADEAKLTKEAYGWEAEEAFHVPAEVTSHFAEVKVAGEKANAAWNEMFAAYKAANPELAQQFETAISSALPENWDADLPTYTTADSAVSTRIASGKAINGLAKNVPNLVGGSADLESSTMTHMDNQAQFGPADYAGRNIYFGVREFGMAAAMNGISLHSGLKVYGGTFFVFTDYLRPAVRLSALMKLPVVYVLTHDSIAVGEDGPTHEPIEQLASIRIIPGLTVLRPADANETSAAWAYAVENTSAPVALVLTRQNLPILAGTVEGVRENLKKGAYVVSDAANGTPVAQIIATGSEVQLAVAAQKALAEEGIQVRVISMPSWDLFEKQSKEYKDSVILPEVKARLAVEMAHPMGWHKYVGDQGDIIAIDTFGASAPGDRVIKEYGFTVENVVSKVKAML, encoded by the coding sequence ATGACTGTTTCACAAAAATCTATCGAGCAGCGTTCAATTGATACTGTTCGTACACTAGCTATCGATGCAATTGAAAAAGCAAAATCTGGACACCCAGGTATGCCAATGGGTGCAGCACCAATGGGGTATCAATTGTTTGCAAAAACAATGAACCACAATCCATCTAACCCAACATGGATTAACCGTGATCGTTTCGTCCTTTCTGCAGGTCATGGTTCAATGCTTTTATATAGCTTGCTACATCTTTCTGGTTATGATCTTCCAATGGAAGAATTGAAACAATTCCGTCAATGGGGTTCTCTAACTCCAGGACATCCAGAGTTCGGTCACACTGCTGGTGTTGATGCAACGACTGGTCCACTTGGACAAGGTATTGCAATGGCAGTTGGTATGGCTATGGCTGAAGCTCAACTTGGTGCTACTTATAACAAAGAAAACTTCAAAGTTGTAGATCATTTCACATATGCAATCTGTGGCGATGGCGACTTGATGGAAGGTATTTCCCATGAAGCTGCTTCTCTAGCAGGTCACTTACAACTTGGTAAATTAGTTGTTCTTTACGATTCAAACGATATCACACTTGATGGTGTGCTTGGTCTTTCATATTCAGAGACAGTTCAAAGTCGTTTTGAAGGCTATGGCTGGCAAGTGCTTCGCGTTGAAGATGGTAACGATCTAGCTGCTATTGAGAAAGCAATTGCTGCTGCTCAAGTAGATACTACTAAACCAACACTTATCGAAGTGAAAACAGTTATCGGTTACGGTTCTCCGAACAAAGCTGGTAAAGGTGGTCATGGTGGTACTCATGGTTCTCCACTTGGCGCTGACGAAGCAAAACTTACAAAAGAAGCTTATGGCTGGGAAGCTGAAGAAGCATTCCACGTTCCTGCTGAAGTAACTTCTCATTTTGCTGAAGTTAAAGTAGCTGGTGAAAAAGCTAACGCAGCTTGGAATGAAATGTTTGCAGCTTACAAAGCAGCTAACCCTGAATTAGCACAACAATTTGAGACAGCTATTTCTAGCGCTCTACCAGAGAACTGGGATGCTGATCTTCCAACATATACAACTGCTGATTCTGCAGTATCTACTCGTATTGCGTCTGGTAAAGCAATTAACGGTCTTGCGAAAAACGTCCCTAACCTAGTTGGTGGTTCTGCTGACCTTGAAAGCTCTACAATGACTCATATGGATAACCAAGCTCAATTCGGACCTGCTGACTATGCTGGTCGCAACATCTACTTCGGTGTTCGTGAATTCGGTATGGCTGCCGCAATGAACGGTATTAGTCTTCACTCTGGTCTTAAAGTATACGGTGGTACATTCTTCGTATTCACTGACTACCTACGTCCAGCTGTTCGTCTGTCTGCTCTAATGAAATTACCAGTTGTGTATGTACTTACACATGATTCTATCGCTGTTGGTGAAGATGGTCCTACCCATGAACCTATCGAGCAACTTGCTTCAATCCGTATCATCCCTGGTCTAACAGTACTACGTCCAGCTGATGCTAACGAAACTTCTGCTGCATGGGCGTATGCTGTTGAGAACACATCTGCTCCAGTAGCTCTAGTTCTTACTCGTCAAAACTTACCGATTCTTGCAGGTACAGTTGAAGGCGTTCGTGAAAACTTGAAAAAAGGTGCTTATGTTGTATCTGATGCAGCAAACGGTACTCCAGTTGCTCAAATTATTGCAACAGGTTCTGAAGTACAACTTGCAGTTGCAGCTCAAAAAGCACTAGCTGAAGAAGGTATTCAAGTACGTGTTATCTCTATGCCGAGCTGGGATCTATTCGAAAAACAATCTAAAGAATATAAAGATTCTGTTATTCTTCCAGAAGTTAAAGCTCGTCTTGCAGTTGAGATGGCTCATCCAATGGGTTGGCACAAATACGTTGGTGACCAAGGAGATATCATTGCTATCGATACATTCGGTGCATCTGCTCCTGGCGACCGCGTTATTAAAGAGTATGGATTTACAGTGGAAAATGTAGTGAGCAAAGTTAAAGCAATGCTTTAA
- a CDS encoding pyrimidine/purine nucleoside phosphorylase — protein sequence MSQFDNVSVVKKANVYFEGKVTSRVIVFPDGTKKTLGIMLPGEYEFGTDTVEIMEILAGDLKVQLPGQSEWIHIQGEGEFRVGANERFKLQVTEVADYICSYL from the coding sequence ATGTCTCAATTCGACAATGTCTCAGTAGTCAAAAAAGCAAATGTTTATTTTGAAGGTAAAGTTACAAGTCGCGTGATCGTATTTCCTGACGGGACCAAAAAAACATTAGGTATTATGCTTCCAGGTGAATATGAATTTGGAACTGATACCGTTGAGATTATGGAAATTTTGGCTGGTGATTTGAAAGTTCAACTTCCAGGTCAATCGGAATGGATTCACATTCAAGGCGAAGGTGAATTCAGAGTTGGAGCTAACGAGAGATTCAAGCTTCAAGTTACAGAAGTAGCGGATTACATCTGCTCATATCTGTAA
- a CDS encoding helix-turn-helix transcriptional regulator — translation MKTRIPELRKQHKLSQEELGLAVGVTRQTITSLEVGKYTASLVLAYKIAKYFGLTIEEVFDFSETEEL, via the coding sequence TTGAAAACACGAATCCCAGAATTACGCAAGCAACACAAACTTTCTCAAGAAGAATTAGGTTTAGCTGTCGGCGTTACTAGGCAGACAATCACATCACTTGAAGTGGGAAAGTACACAGCGTCTCTTGTACTTGCCTACAAGATCGCTAAGTATTTCGGGCTGACGATTGAAGAGGTATTTGATTTCAGCGAAACGGAGGAATTGTAA
- the cysT gene encoding sulfate ABC transporter permease subunit CysT has product MNSLFRSRTWSYSFRSIVIIYFIGLIIIPIISIYTQSFSSGLSNFWDNISDPLAWKAVFLTLKLAGIATIINILIGTMIGWVLVRYEFPGKSIINSLIDLPFALPTAVAGFIILLLLGPSSIMFEWFGLSLVFHEPAIVVAMVFVTFPFVIRGLQPLLEELDKSEEEAAYTLGSSKFRTFFQIIMPTMLPGILSGGMLAFSRGLAEFGAVVLIAGNIPGKTLVASVYIFGEIESNNPQGAAAVSVLLLTISFIILWFINKLSRGGNTL; this is encoded by the coding sequence TTGAATTCACTATTTCGTAGCCGTACATGGAGCTACAGTTTTCGTAGTATTGTAATCATTTATTTTATTGGCTTAATTATTATTCCTATCATAAGCATTTATACACAATCGTTCTCATCTGGCCTATCAAACTTCTGGGATAATATTTCCGATCCACTCGCATGGAAGGCTGTATTTTTAACATTAAAACTAGCTGGCATAGCAACGATTATTAATATACTAATTGGCACGATGATTGGCTGGGTACTCGTACGTTATGAGTTTCCTGGTAAAAGTATTATTAATAGCTTGATTGACTTGCCATTCGCTCTACCTACCGCAGTCGCTGGTTTTATTATCTTACTATTGTTAGGTCCAAGTAGCATAATGTTCGAATGGTTTGGTCTAAGTCTTGTCTTTCATGAACCGGCGATCGTAGTAGCTATGGTCTTTGTAACCTTTCCCTTCGTAATACGAGGTTTGCAACCACTTTTAGAAGAACTTGATAAGTCAGAAGAGGAAGCAGCATACACACTTGGTTCATCTAAATTCAGAACGTTTTTCCAGATAATTATGCCTACAATGTTACCAGGTATTTTAAGTGGGGGGATGCTTGCATTTTCAAGAGGTTTAGCGGAATTTGGCGCTGTAGTATTAATTGCTGGGAATATTCCAGGTAAAACATTAGTGGCTTCCGTTTACATCTTTGGAGAAATTGAAAGTAATAATCCGCAAGGTGCAGCCGCAGTATCCGTATTACTTCTTACGATTTCCTTCATCATTCTATGGTTCATTAACAAGCTGAGTCGCGGAGGAAATACACTATGA
- a CDS encoding sulfate ABC transporter substrate-binding protein: MKSIFLLFIGIIVFTFLLNGCSSAVSTVTTIEGEEGNIEHSNTEEVTLVIGAYSVAKDAIEELLPLFQEKWLTETGQKVIYQQSYEASGTQARAIIGGFDADIAILAMEGDIDTIEAAGLITHDWRNNEHKGMISRSIVVLGAREGNPLQIQDWSDLTREDVKVLYPNPKTSGGAQWDINAIFGAGLKLSEQELGYADEQYAKNFLKQIHANVESLDKSGRASMAAFEYGVGDVIVTYENELRARISKGIPYEIIIPEHTLLIENPIAIVDKHVDEHQNREVAQAFYNYMMSEEAQTIFVKHGFRAVNEQVAANSKDQFEQPADIFDIEYLGGWDKVRELLYSKRGIWYQVLADL, encoded by the coding sequence ATGAAGTCGATTTTTTTATTGTTTATTGGCATTATAGTGTTTACGTTTTTATTAAATGGTTGCAGTAGCGCAGTTTCAACGGTTACCACTATTGAAGGTGAAGAAGGGAATATCGAACATAGTAATACTGAAGAAGTTACTTTAGTAATTGGAGCTTATTCTGTAGCCAAAGATGCGATAGAGGAACTATTACCGTTATTCCAAGAGAAATGGTTAACTGAAACGGGTCAAAAGGTGATCTATCAACAATCGTATGAGGCATCTGGTACACAAGCTAGAGCCATTATTGGTGGATTCGATGCAGATATTGCGATTCTTGCAATGGAAGGCGATATCGATACGATAGAGGCAGCGGGGCTTATTACTCATGATTGGCGCAATAATGAGCACAAAGGAATGATTTCACGTTCAATCGTTGTGCTTGGCGCAAGAGAAGGTAATCCGCTTCAAATACAAGATTGGAGTGATCTTACTAGAGAAGATGTGAAAGTGTTATATCCCAATCCTAAAACTTCAGGTGGTGCACAGTGGGATATAAATGCGATCTTTGGAGCAGGTCTGAAGCTATCTGAGCAGGAACTCGGATATGCGGATGAGCAATATGCGAAAAACTTCTTAAAGCAAATACACGCTAATGTTGAGTCTCTAGACAAAAGCGGACGCGCTTCAATGGCGGCTTTTGAGTATGGTGTCGGAGATGTTATCGTTACTTACGAGAATGAATTGCGTGCTCGAATAAGTAAAGGTATACCTTACGAGATAATTATTCCAGAGCATACGTTATTAATTGAAAATCCGATAGCAATTGTAGATAAACATGTTGACGAGCATCAAAATCGTGAAGTTGCTCAAGCATTTTATAACTATATGATGTCAGAGGAAGCTCAAACGATTTTTGTGAAACATGGGTTTAGAGCAGTAAATGAGCAAGTAGCTGCTAATAGTAAAGATCAATTCGAGCAACCTGCTGATATATTTGACATTGAGTATTTAGGTGGATGGGATAAGGTGCGTGAGTTGTTGTACTCGAAGCGTGGGATATGGTACCAAGTTCTCGCCGACCTTTAG
- a CDS encoding DUF420 domain-containing protein, with translation MKDKNYTPLVLTLTVVIVALVAVLFFLPAYDGELGFDVTILPMLNAIFNSFTFLALIVALTAIKKKNIKMHRTFIGVAFASTTLFLISYVSYHYLTESTSYGGEGILRPIYFFILITHILLAIVVVPLALFSAVFGLTNKIEKHRKIAKWTMPIWLYVSLTGVIVYLMISPYY, from the coding sequence ATGAAGGATAAAAATTACACACCGCTCGTATTAACTTTGACAGTCGTCATCGTGGCACTGGTTGCCGTATTATTTTTCTTGCCAGCTTATGATGGTGAGCTTGGATTTGATGTAACAATTCTACCTATGCTAAATGCGATTTTTAACAGCTTTACATTTCTTGCATTAATTGTTGCATTAACAGCAATTAAGAAGAAAAACATTAAGATGCACAGAACATTTATTGGTGTAGCTTTCGCGTCGACTACATTATTTCTAATCTCATATGTGTCGTATCACTATTTGACGGAATCAACCTCTTATGGTGGTGAAGGAATACTACGCCCGATTTACTTCTTCATTTTAATTACTCATATTTTATTAGCGATTGTGGTCGTACCGTTAGCTCTGTTCTCGGCAGTCTTTGGATTGACGAATAAAATTGAGAAACATCGCAAAATTGCAAAATGGACAATGCCAATTTGGTTATATGTTAGTTTGACTGGGGTAATTGTTTATCTGATGATCTCACCATATTATTAA
- a CDS encoding Cof-type HAD-IIB family hydrolase, with protein MYKLIAIDIDDTLLNDDIIVTEGTKQSLAQAIDAGVTVTLATGRMYSSARKIADQIQLNVPIITYQGALVKTLLDEQVLYERCVPVDAARKLLQYAKEHNLHLQLYVDDILYGTEDNARIQTYSQLVNIPYEIEPDFSKLIDKPNHKMLIIDEPEVLDHHIVILQDLLGDQLHITKSKAHYLEFMHKEGTKGHALKYLAQHIGASMDETIAIGDAWNDREMILAAGLGVAMGNAVPMLKEIADYITLSNNEDGVSHVIDKFVFNK; from the coding sequence ATGTACAAATTAATTGCAATTGACATCGATGATACATTACTTAACGATGATATTATTGTTACAGAAGGTACAAAACAATCACTAGCACAAGCTATTGATGCAGGGGTAACGGTTACTTTAGCGACGGGACGCATGTATTCATCGGCTCGTAAAATTGCTGACCAAATTCAACTCAATGTACCAATTATCACCTATCAAGGTGCGCTAGTCAAAACTTTGCTTGATGAGCAGGTTTTGTACGAACGTTGTGTTCCAGTAGATGCAGCACGCAAATTATTGCAGTATGCGAAAGAACATAACTTACATTTGCAATTATATGTTGATGATATATTATATGGCACTGAAGATAATGCTCGAATTCAAACTTATTCTCAATTAGTCAATATCCCCTATGAAATTGAACCAGATTTCTCAAAACTGATCGACAAACCGAATCACAAAATGCTAATTATTGATGAACCTGAGGTGTTAGATCATCATATTGTAATTTTACAAGATCTACTGGGGGATCAACTTCATATTACAAAATCTAAAGCGCATTATCTTGAGTTCATGCACAAAGAAGGTACTAAAGGTCATGCACTCAAATACTTGGCTCAACATATTGGTGCTTCTATGGACGAAACCATTGCAATCGGTGATGCATGGAATGATCGTGAAATGATTTTAGCAGCAGGCCTTGGTGTAGCAATGGGCAATGCCGTTCCAATGCTCAAAGAGATTGCAGATTACATCACCTTATCTAACAATGAAGATGGTGTAAGTCATGTTATAGATAAGTTTGTTTTCAACAAATAG
- a CDS encoding ABC transporter ATP-binding protein: MHIQVKDLNKSFGNFQAVNNVSFEIEKGKLIGFLGPSGGGKTSILRMLAGLETPTSGDIYFHGKRVNDLPPQERGIGFVFQNYALFKHMTVFDNIAFGLKVKKQDKAYIKERVQYLVELTGLKGFEHRYPHQLSGGQRQRVAFARALAPEPQLLLLDEPFAAIDAKIRTELRTWLKDMISELGITSIFVTHDQEEAIEVADEIMIISKGELEQKGTPWDIYKNPQTPFVASFIGESSVIENIQFIRGFEDVAVDEGIKALIRPEYIEVGRPGEIVLASATVDALVKHLHFRGSEWMVELEVGDQKLITYRSLEKEVLQPGERVKVLVHRAYLFNDEKSWIMENPLKVDPLPVFI; encoded by the coding sequence ATGCATATACAAGTGAAAGATCTAAACAAATCGTTTGGTAATTTTCAAGCCGTCAATAATGTTAGCTTTGAGATTGAAAAAGGGAAGTTAATTGGGTTTCTAGGACCAAGCGGTGGTGGAAAAACATCTATCCTTCGCATGTTGGCTGGTCTTGAAACGCCAACTTCTGGTGATATTTACTTCCATGGCAAACGGGTTAATGATCTTCCGCCGCAAGAACGTGGGATTGGCTTCGTATTTCAAAATTACGCGCTATTCAAACATATGACAGTATTCGATAACATCGCTTTTGGCCTAAAGGTGAAAAAGCAAGATAAAGCTTATATTAAAGAACGTGTTCAATATTTAGTCGAGCTAACAGGATTGAAAGGGTTTGAACATCGTTATCCTCACCAATTATCTGGTGGACAACGTCAACGTGTTGCCTTTGCTAGAGCGTTAGCTCCTGAGCCGCAATTACTATTACTTGATGAGCCGTTTGCTGCAATAGATGCCAAGATTCGTACTGAATTACGTACTTGGCTCAAAGATATGATCTCTGAGCTTGGGATAACTTCAATATTTGTCACACATGACCAAGAAGAAGCAATAGAGGTTGCCGATGAGATTATGATCATATCTAAAGGTGAACTTGAACAAAAAGGTACGCCATGGGATATCTACAAAAACCCACAAACACCATTCGTCGCTAGTTTCATAGGAGAATCTTCGGTTATTGAAAACATTCAATTTATTCGTGGGTTTGAAGATGTTGCTGTAGATGAAGGTATTAAAGCTCTTATTCGTCCAGAATATATAGAAGTAGGCAGACCTGGGGAAATCGTACTTGCTTCGGCTACAGTTGATGCTTTGGTGAAACATCTTCATTTCCGTGGTAGTGAATGGATGGTGGAGCTAGAAGTAGGCGATCAAAAACTGATCACTTATCGTTCATTGGAAAAAGAGGTTTTACAACCAGGTGAACGTGTCAAAGTACTTGTGCATCGCGCATATCTGTTTAATGATGAGAAGAGCTGGATCATGGAAAATCCATTGAAGGTTGATCCACTTCCAGTCTTTATCTAA
- a CDS encoding YigZ family protein encodes MLQRYRTVREAANQEVVIKRSRFIGYAQPVSSEEEAVAFIEEIKRLHRTATHNCSAYMIGERDQFQKASDDGEPSGTAGKPILEVIKNKGLKDVAVVVTRYFGGIMLGAGGLVRAYTDGAVAGIEAAQEIEYVLHREVFIEVDYTWYGKLENELHSRKTRLGQVDFTDKVTVCTLPESDQADAFIAWAVDFTQGKATIIAGEDRYFIDGE; translated from the coding sequence TTGCTACAAAGATATCGCACGGTTCGCGAAGCAGCGAACCAGGAGGTTGTCATCAAACGCTCACGTTTCATCGGTTATGCGCAACCTGTCTCTTCGGAAGAAGAGGCAGTTGCTTTTATTGAGGAGATAAAGCGATTACATCGCACTGCTACTCATAATTGCTCAGCGTACATGATCGGTGAAAGAGATCAGTTTCAGAAGGCTTCAGATGACGGTGAGCCCAGCGGTACCGCTGGTAAGCCAATATTGGAAGTCATTAAAAATAAAGGTCTCAAAGATGTCGCTGTCGTCGTTACACGTTATTTTGGCGGGATTATGTTAGGTGCAGGCGGTTTGGTGAGAGCCTATACTGATGGTGCTGTTGCAGGTATTGAAGCTGCTCAAGAGATTGAGTATGTACTTCATCGTGAGGTATTTATTGAAGTAGACTATACTTGGTATGGAAAGCTTGAAAATGAACTTCATAGTCGGAAAACGCGTCTTGGCCAAGTTGATTTTACAGATAAAGTGACGGTATGTACGCTACCGGAAAGTGATCAGGCTGACGCATTTATTGCTTGGGCAGTTGATTTTACTCAAGGAAAGGCTACCATTATCGCAGGTGAAGATCGTTATTTCATTGATGGTGAATAA